Proteins from a genomic interval of Youhaiella tibetensis:
- the acs gene encoding acetate--CoA ligase, which translates to MSEQLVFEPSAEAKARTWVTAEQYEAMYAQSVSDPEGFWAEQAKRIDWIKAPTKIKNTSFEFPNVSIKWFEDGVLNISANCIDRHLPQRADQVALIWEGDTPGTQDHITYQRLYDEVNRFANVLKAQGVKKGDRVTIYLPMIPAAAYAMLACARIGAVHSVIFAGFSPDSIAGRINDCESAVVITADEGRRGGKAIALKKNVDDALAKTPGVTRVVVVKNTGNAVAMQDGRDVWYEAEAAKVPAECPPEPMNAEDPLFILYTSGSTGKPKGVLHTTGGYIVWTSLTHQLAFDYREGDIYWCTADVGWVTGHSYIVYGPLANGATSLMFEGVPSYPDASRFWQVVEKHKVNIFYTAPTAIRALMGAGPQWADKHEMPSLRLLGSVGEPINPEAWMWYYKHVGKERCGVIDTWWQTETGGFMITPLPGAIPTKPGSATKPFFGVQPVVLSPEGRLQEQTKAEGVLCIKDSWPGQMRTVYGDHERFMSTYFQQYQGYYFSGDGCRRDEDGYYWITGRVDDVLNVSGHRIGTAEVESALVAHPKVAEAAVVGYPHDIKGQGIYCYVTLMTGVEGDEALKTELRNWVRKEIGPIASPDLIQFAPGLPKTRSGKIMRRILRKVAENDFGSLGDTSTLADPAVVEDLIEHRQNRG; encoded by the coding sequence ATGAGCGAGCAACTCGTGTTTGAACCGAGCGCCGAGGCGAAGGCCCGCACCTGGGTCACCGCTGAGCAGTACGAGGCGATGTACGCGCAGTCGGTCAGCGATCCGGAGGGATTCTGGGCCGAGCAGGCCAAGCGCATCGACTGGATCAAGGCGCCCACCAAGATCAAGAATACCTCGTTCGAGTTTCCGAACGTCTCGATCAAGTGGTTCGAAGACGGCGTGCTCAACATCTCGGCCAACTGCATCGACCGGCACCTGCCGCAGCGCGCCGACCAGGTGGCGCTGATCTGGGAAGGCGATACGCCCGGCACCCAGGACCACATCACATACCAGCGCCTCTATGACGAGGTGAACCGCTTCGCCAACGTGCTCAAGGCACAGGGCGTCAAGAAGGGCGACCGCGTCACCATCTACCTGCCGATGATCCCGGCCGCCGCCTACGCGATGCTGGCCTGTGCCCGCATCGGGGCGGTGCATTCGGTGATCTTTGCCGGCTTCTCCCCGGATTCGATCGCCGGCCGCATCAACGACTGCGAGAGTGCGGTCGTGATCACCGCCGACGAGGGCCGCCGCGGCGGCAAGGCCATCGCGCTCAAGAAGAACGTCGACGACGCCCTCGCCAAGACCCCGGGCGTGACGCGCGTTGTGGTGGTCAAGAACACCGGCAATGCCGTGGCCATGCAGGACGGGCGCGATGTCTGGTACGAGGCCGAGGCGGCCAAGGTACCGGCCGAATGCCCGCCCGAGCCGATGAACGCGGAAGATCCGCTGTTCATCCTTTATACCTCGGGCTCCACCGGCAAGCCGAAGGGCGTGCTGCATACGACCGGCGGCTATATCGTCTGGACCTCGCTGACCCACCAGCTCGCCTTCGACTACCGGGAAGGCGATATCTACTGGTGCACGGCCGACGTGGGCTGGGTCACCGGGCACAGCTACATCGTCTACGGGCCGCTGGCCAACGGTGCGACCTCGCTCATGTTCGAGGGCGTGCCGAGCTATCCGGATGCGTCGCGCTTCTGGCAGGTGGTCGAAAAGCACAAGGTCAACATCTTCTACACCGCCCCCACCGCCATCCGCGCGCTCATGGGCGCGGGGCCGCAATGGGCGGACAAGCACGAGATGCCCTCGCTGCGCCTGCTCGGTTCGGTGGGCGAGCCCATCAATCCGGAAGCCTGGATGTGGTACTACAAGCACGTGGGCAAGGAGCGCTGCGGGGTAATCGACACCTGGTGGCAGACCGAGACCGGCGGCTTCATGATCACGCCGCTCCCGGGCGCCATTCCGACCAAGCCGGGTTCGGCCACCAAACCGTTCTTCGGCGTGCAGCCGGTGGTGCTGTCTCCCGAGGGCCGGCTCCAGGAGCAGACCAAGGCCGAGGGCGTTCTCTGCATCAAGGATAGCTGGCCGGGCCAGATGCGGACGGTCTATGGCGACCATGAGCGCTTCATGTCGACCTATTTCCAGCAGTACCAGGGCTACTATTTCTCGGGCGACGGCTGCCGGCGCGACGAGGACGGCTATTACTGGATCACCGGACGCGTGGACGACGTGCTCAACGTCTCGGGCCACCGCATCGGCACCGCCGAGGTCGAGAGCGCGCTGGTCGCTCACCCCAAGGTGGCCGAGGCCGCCGTGGTCGGCTATCCGCACGACATCAAGGGGCAGGGCATCTACTGCTACGTCACGCTGATGACGGGCGTGGAAGGCGACGAAGCCCTCAAGACCGAGCTGCGCAACTGGGTGCGCAAGGAAATCGGGCCGATCGCTTCGCCCGACCTCATCCAGTTCGCCCCGGGCCTGCCCAAGACGCGGTCGGGCAAGATCATGCGCCGCATTCTGCGCAAGGTGGCCGAGAACGATTTCGGCTCGCTGGGCGATACCTCGACGCTGGCCGATCCGGCCGTGGTCGAAGACCTGATCGAGCATCGCCAGAACCGCGGCTGA
- a CDS encoding lipopolysaccharide biosynthesis protein: MSLFRRLVSQSAVIFGARLSGAGITFLAQAGIARAWGAGTLGEYLIIVASTNLIAMVMPLGFQTIGAYFASEYRAKGDGRSLRAFLLRAYGHIVLVALAVGILAWPFVGFIGEPGEVLKSHWVPTVVLALSASTVYVSCAVLVGLKRPLAGYFSESLFRPIAAISAFLICLALVEPSQGFSQMMAVFAGLCFVIALVQFGFVVATARKLPTDVEPAPAQVRRWWRFAAPWVLIGIATDFFFDIDLLLLSGHLSREDLAIFGVCTRLFSLVSFGVAAVYAVTVPDMFEAEAKSDREGFNRKVGDANLVATGLSFVLFVIMAVGGPFALMLFGPKFTAGAIPLALLCLASVVRSVFGPASLVLSIHDRPYASLPSIGLGMVTLFTANLLLVPVWGLIGASVAALIAITVWSLALWRTAYAAARIDVSIFPRLRALQAASTSA, from the coding sequence ATGAGCCTTTTTCGGCGGCTGGTTTCCCAATCCGCAGTCATCTTCGGAGCGCGCCTTTCTGGCGCCGGCATCACGTTCCTCGCCCAGGCGGGGATCGCGCGCGCCTGGGGTGCGGGAACTCTGGGCGAGTATCTCATCATCGTGGCCTCCACGAACCTGATCGCGATGGTCATGCCGCTGGGCTTCCAGACCATCGGGGCCTATTTCGCGTCGGAATATCGCGCCAAGGGGGACGGGCGCTCGCTGCGCGCTTTCCTGCTGCGCGCCTATGGGCACATCGTGCTGGTGGCACTGGCCGTCGGCATACTGGCCTGGCCCTTCGTCGGCTTCATCGGCGAGCCGGGCGAAGTGCTCAAGAGCCATTGGGTGCCCACGGTGGTGCTGGCGCTCAGCGCCTCGACCGTCTACGTGAGCTGCGCGGTGCTGGTCGGCCTCAAGCGGCCGCTCGCCGGTTATTTCTCGGAATCGCTCTTCCGGCCGATCGCGGCGATCTCGGCGTTTCTCATCTGCCTGGCGCTGGTGGAGCCGAGCCAGGGTTTCTCCCAGATGATGGCGGTGTTCGCCGGGCTCTGCTTCGTCATTGCGTTGGTGCAGTTCGGCTTCGTGGTGGCCACGGCGCGCAAGCTGCCGACCGATGTCGAGCCCGCGCCCGCGCAGGTGCGGCGCTGGTGGCGTTTCGCGGCGCCATGGGTGCTGATCGGCATCGCCACGGACTTCTTCTTCGATATCGACCTGCTGTTGCTCTCCGGGCATCTGAGCCGCGAGGACCTGGCCATATTCGGCGTCTGCACGCGCCTTTTCAGCCTGGTCTCGTTCGGCGTGGCGGCCGTTTATGCGGTCACGGTGCCCGACATGTTCGAGGCCGAGGCCAAGAGCGACAGGGAGGGCTTCAACCGCAAGGTCGGCGACGCCAACCTGGTGGCGACGGGCCTTTCGTTCGTGCTGTTCGTGATCATGGCCGTGGGCGGGCCGTTCGCGCTGATGCTCTTCGGGCCCAAGTTCACCGCGGGCGCAATTCCGCTGGCGCTGCTGTGCCTGGCCTCGGTGGTGCGTTCGGTGTTCGGGCCGGCCTCGCTCGTGCTTTCCATCCACGACCGGCCCTATGCCAGCCTGCCGTCAATCGGGCTGGGGATGGTAACGTTGTTCACGGCCAACCTGCTGCTGGTGCCGGTATGGGGGCTGATTGGGGCTTCCGTGGCCGCGCTCATCGCCATAACGGTGTGGTCGCTGGCGCTCTGGCGCACGGCTTACGCGGCGGCCCGCATCGACGTGTCGATCTTCCCGCGCCTCAGGGCGCTGCAAGCCGCTTCAACCAGCGCCTAG
- a CDS encoding lipid II:glycine glycyltransferase FemX, with the protein MTLAAEHATQSDAPRQAAPRRADLSVERVSGEAWDRIATHFDGVCQEQLYVFARTRWPSVEHEALLFRLHGEVVGGVLVMIQPLPLRLGAIAVSKWGPLLRDEVRGDADAIYQGMIEALVGEYADKRKLMLSVLPRASLTPVNSESEFLWQRGFRKGSALLFPNRYIVNLRLTDAEQRKSFHQKWRYHLNKSEKQELVFEHAPASRLPEFDALYLAMTDRKKFPDHSAYETVAGLMAIEDEALRPELFFVRQGEETVGGAIIFKAGDRAVYLYGATNDRALPLRAGYFMHWHIIRWLRDNTRARWYDLGGTDGFQGLHQFKKGMVGDAGVIAPVPQVANFASAPVPLMLGLGAFAARDAVQHLRRLADRIRSDRAKPDQARNEDSA; encoded by the coding sequence GTGACACTGGCAGCCGAACATGCGACCCAATCCGACGCGCCGCGCCAGGCGGCGCCGCGCCGGGCCGACCTGTCGGTCGAGCGCGTGAGCGGAGAAGCCTGGGACCGGATCGCCACCCATTTCGACGGCGTGTGCCAGGAGCAGCTCTACGTCTTTGCCAGGACCCGCTGGCCCTCGGTCGAGCACGAGGCGCTGCTGTTCCGCCTGCATGGCGAGGTGGTTGGCGGCGTGCTGGTCATGATCCAGCCCCTGCCGCTGCGACTGGGCGCCATCGCCGTTTCCAAGTGGGGCCCGCTCCTCAGGGACGAAGTGCGCGGGGACGCGGATGCCATCTATCAGGGCATGATCGAGGCGCTGGTCGGCGAATATGCCGACAAGCGCAAGCTGATGCTCTCGGTACTGCCGCGCGCGTCGCTGACGCCGGTCAACTCCGAATCCGAGTTTCTCTGGCAGCGCGGCTTCCGCAAGGGTTCGGCGCTACTGTTTCCCAACCGGTACATCGTCAACCTGCGCCTCACGGATGCCGAGCAGCGCAAGAGCTTCCACCAGAAGTGGCGCTATCACCTCAACAAGTCCGAGAAGCAGGAACTCGTCTTCGAGCATGCGCCCGCCTCGCGCCTGCCCGAGTTCGATGCGCTCTACCTGGCGATGACCGACCGCAAGAAATTCCCCGACCATTCGGCCTACGAAACCGTCGCCGGGCTCATGGCGATCGAGGACGAGGCGCTGCGGCCCGAACTGTTCTTCGTCCGGCAGGGGGAGGAGACGGTTGGCGGGGCCATCATCTTCAAGGCCGGCGACCGTGCCGTCTACCTTTACGGAGCCACCAACGACAGGGCGCTGCCGCTGCGCGCCGGGTACTTCATGCACTGGCACATCATCCGCTGGCTGCGCGATAACACGCGCGCCCGCTGGTATGATTTAGGAGGGACCGACGGATTTCAGGGTCTCCATCAGTTTAAGAAGGGGATGGTCGGTGACGCGGGGGTGATTGCCCCCGTGCCGCAGGTCGCCAACTTCGCTTCGGCGCCCGTACCACTGATGCTGGGACTGGGCGCGTTTGCCGCACGTGACGCAGTGCAGCATCTCCGTCGACTGGCGGACCGGATACGGTCGGATCGCGCAAAGCCTGATCAGGCGCGCAACGAGGATAGCGCATGA
- a CDS encoding YjbE family putative metal transport protein (Members of this highly hydrophobic protein family,regularly are found preceded by the yybP-ykoY manganese riboswitch (see RF00080). A metal cation transport function is proposed.) gives MPFGLDYSMVSAFIQVILIDLVLAGDNAVVIGLAAAGLDKEIRQKAILIGIIAATVLRIGFALITTQLLSLGGGLLVAGGLLLLWVCWKMYRELTVSHEEEHEAQEALANEDQNADGKIAGKAPRKTLRQAVWQIIIADVSMSLDNVLAVAGAAQHHLEALIFGLALSVILMGVAASLIAGLLHKYRWISWIGLVIILYVAVRMVYHGIDQLLGHTLPVIPFF, from the coding sequence ATGCCTTTCGGTCTAGACTATTCGATGGTGTCCGCGTTCATCCAAGTCATCCTCATCGATCTCGTACTCGCCGGCGACAATGCCGTCGTGATCGGCCTGGCGGCAGCCGGGCTCGACAAAGAGATCCGCCAGAAGGCGATCCTCATAGGCATCATCGCGGCGACGGTGCTGCGTATCGGGTTCGCCCTCATCACCACCCAGTTGCTCTCTCTCGGCGGCGGCCTGCTGGTCGCCGGTGGCCTGCTGCTGCTCTGGGTGTGCTGGAAGATGTACCGCGAACTCACGGTCAGCCACGAGGAAGAGCACGAGGCCCAGGAGGCCCTGGCGAACGAAGACCAGAATGCCGACGGCAAGATTGCCGGCAAGGCGCCGCGCAAGACCCTGCGCCAGGCAGTCTGGCAGATCATAATCGCCGACGTCTCGATGTCGCTCGACAACGTGCTGGCCGTCGCCGGCGCGGCTCAGCACCATCTGGAGGCCCTGATCTTCGGTCTGGCGCTCTCGGTCATCCTGATGGGTGTCGCCGCTTCTCTGATCGCCGGGCTCCTCCACAAGTACCGCTGGATCTCGTGGATCGGCCTCGTCATCATCCTCTATGTGGCAGTGCGTATGGTCTATCACGGCATCGACCAGCTGCTCGGCCACACCCTGCCGGTGATCCCGTTCTTCTAG
- the denD gene encoding D-erythronate dehydrogenase: protein MHVVITGGAGFIGYRLAEAVLARNDMVDQNGVRRAVDRVTILDQVAPERPLADARVRIVTGDVTERAVLADALDGTPDTIFHLASVVSGGAEADLQLGLRVNLDGTRTLLDLAAESGRRPKLLFASSLAVYGGPQATHVSDATIPTPMSSYGVQKLCCEYLIGDYDRRRLIDGRALRFPTIAVRPGKANLANSSFISAVIREPLAGRETVCPVPDDVPIALMSPGRLIETILQVHDLPTETFGWPRALVLPAVQVTVREMLDALEEIAGPEARRRVTFRDDPKVLPMVRSWPAEVSSARAAGLGITPDRDARTFVEQYAREQGFVS from the coding sequence ATGCATGTGGTGATCACGGGCGGCGCCGGTTTCATAGGCTACCGGCTGGCCGAGGCGGTTCTGGCGCGCAACGATATGGTGGACCAGAACGGGGTCCGGCGGGCCGTCGACCGGGTGACCATCCTCGACCAGGTGGCGCCCGAGCGCCCGCTGGCCGACGCGCGCGTGCGCATCGTGACAGGCGACGTCACGGAGCGGGCGGTGCTCGCCGATGCGCTCGATGGGACCCCCGACACGATCTTCCACCTGGCGTCGGTGGTGAGCGGCGGGGCGGAGGCCGACCTGCAACTGGGACTGCGCGTCAACCTCGACGGCACGCGGACGCTCCTCGACCTGGCGGCGGAGAGCGGACGCCGGCCCAAGCTGCTTTTCGCCTCCTCGCTCGCGGTCTATGGCGGGCCGCAGGCGACGCATGTGAGCGATGCGACCATTCCCACGCCGATGTCGTCCTATGGCGTGCAGAAGCTTTGCTGCGAATACCTCATCGGAGATTATGACCGCCGGCGCCTCATCGACGGGCGGGCGCTGCGCTTCCCGACGATCGCGGTGCGGCCCGGCAAGGCGAACCTGGCCAACTCCTCGTTCATATCGGCGGTCATCCGCGAGCCGCTGGCCGGGCGCGAGACCGTCTGCCCGGTGCCGGACGACGTGCCCATCGCGCTGATGTCGCCGGGCAGGCTCATCGAGACGATCCTGCAGGTCCATGACCTGCCGACCGAGACCTTCGGCTGGCCTCGGGCGCTGGTGCTGCCGGCGGTGCAGGTGACGGTGCGTGAAATGCTCGATGCCCTCGAGGAGATCGCCGGGCCCGAGGCGCGGCGACGCGTGACGTTCCGGGACGATCCGAAAGTCCTGCCGATGGTGCGCAGCTGGCCGGCGGAGGTCTCGAGCGCCCGTGCGGCCGGGCTGGGGATTACTCCCGACAGGGACGCCCGGACGTTCGTCGAGCAGTACGCGCGCGAGCAAGGGTTCGTATCGTGA
- a CDS encoding microcin C ABC transporter permease YejB: MSAYILRRLLLMIPTVFGIMAVTFIVVQFAPGGPVEQAIARMSGTAVSATSSVSGSQQGDFAGQGQTSESDKASLYRGSRGLSPQLVAQLEKQFGFDKPPLERFGQMLWNYLRFDFGKSYYRDISVIDLIKEKMPVSISLGLWMTLLGYGISIPLGIAKAVRDGSRFDVWTSGVIIVGYALPSFLVGILLIVLFSGGSFLSWFPLRGLTSDNFAQLSWPMKIADYFWHLALPITAMAVGSFATLTLLTKNSFLEEVRKQYVTTARAKGLSDNQILYRHVFRNAMLLIIASFPAAFVGAFFSGSLLIETMFSLDGLGLLGFESVLNRDYPVVFATLYIFSVLGLIITLISDLTYMWIDPRIDFEKRGA; encoded by the coding sequence ATGAGCGCTTACATACTGCGACGTCTCCTGCTGATGATTCCGACTGTGTTCGGCATCATGGCCGTCACTTTCATCGTCGTTCAGTTCGCCCCCGGCGGTCCTGTCGAACAGGCCATCGCCCGCATGAGCGGCACCGCCGTATCGGCGACCTCGAGCGTCTCGGGCAGCCAACAGGGCGATTTTGCCGGCCAGGGCCAGACCAGCGAGAGCGACAAGGCCTCCCTCTATCGCGGCTCGCGCGGCCTGAGCCCGCAGCTCGTGGCCCAGCTCGAAAAGCAGTTCGGCTTCGACAAGCCCCCGCTCGAACGCTTCGGCCAGATGCTCTGGAACTACCTGCGCTTCGATTTCGGCAAGAGCTATTACCGCGACATCTCGGTGATCGACCTCATCAAGGAAAAGATGCCGGTGTCGATTTCGCTGGGCCTGTGGATGACGCTGCTCGGCTACGGCATCTCCATTCCCCTCGGCATCGCCAAGGCCGTCCGCGACGGCTCACGCTTCGACGTCTGGACATCGGGCGTCATCATCGTGGGCTACGCGCTGCCGAGTTTCCTCGTGGGCATTCTGCTCATCGTGCTGTTCTCGGGCGGCAGCTTCCTGAGCTGGTTCCCGCTGCGCGGGCTCACGTCGGACAATTTCGCCCAGCTCTCCTGGCCCATGAAGATCGCCGACTACTTCTGGCACCTCGCGCTGCCCATCACCGCCATGGCCGTCGGCAGCTTCGCCACGCTGACCCTGCTCACCAAGAACTCGTTCCTCGAGGAAGTGCGCAAGCAATACGTCACCACCGCGCGCGCCAAGGGCCTGTCGGACAACCAGATTCTCTACCGGCACGTCTTCCGCAACGCCATGCTGCTGATCATCGCCAGCTTCCCGGCAGCGTTCGTGGGCGCCTTCTTCTCCGGGTCGCTGCTGATCGAGACCATGTTCTCGCTCGATGGCCTGGGCCTGCTCGGCTTCGAATCCGTTCTCAACCGCGACTATCCGGTCGTCTTCGCCACCCTCTACATCTTCTCCGTGCTGGGCCTGATCATCACCCTCATCTCCGATCTCACCTATATGTGGATCGACCCCCGCATCGATTTCGAAAAGCGCGGGGCCTGA
- a CDS encoding ABC transporter permease, whose amino-acid sequence MRFVTAGLAPLHFQAYAPPDAVVAAPAPPRSRLSPINQRRLANFRRNRRGVWSLWIFLVLFVVTLFAEVIANDRPIIAFYKGELLVPAFVDYPEAKFGGFLAVTNFRDQVNQDEINANGWMLWPPIRFSYSTVDDSLSIPVPSPPSWMLTPEVNCARFPQGVDDPNCNWGNWHWLGTDDQGRDVLARLIYGFRISVLFGLTLTIFSSVIGIFAGAIQGYFGGWVDLIGQRFIDIWTSVPQLYLLLILSSVIAPSFWVLLGILLLFSWVALVGVVRAEFLRGRNFEYVNAARALGVSNATIMFRHLLPNAMVSTLTFMPFLLSGSVTTLTSLDFLGFGLPVGSPSLGELLSQGKENLQAPWLGITGFITISLMLSLLVFIGEAVRDAFDPRKTFG is encoded by the coding sequence ATGCGCTTCGTCACCGCCGGCCTCGCTCCGCTCCACTTCCAGGCCTACGCACCGCCCGACGCCGTCGTCGCCGCCCCGGCCCCGCCGCGCTCGCGGCTTTCCCCCATCAACCAGCGGCGCCTCGCCAATTTCCGCCGCAACCGGCGCGGCGTCTGGTCGCTGTGGATCTTTCTCGTCCTCTTCGTGGTCACGCTCTTCGCCGAGGTCATCGCCAACGATCGGCCGATCATCGCCTTCTACAAGGGCGAACTGCTCGTCCCCGCTTTCGTGGATTACCCCGAAGCCAAGTTCGGAGGCTTCCTCGCCGTCACCAATTTCCGCGACCAGGTGAACCAGGACGAGATCAACGCCAACGGCTGGATGCTCTGGCCGCCGATCCGCTTCTCCTATTCCACCGTCGACGACTCCCTCTCGATACCGGTCCCCTCCCCGCCATCGTGGATGCTCACGCCCGAGGTCAACTGCGCCCGCTTCCCGCAAGGGGTCGATGACCCCAACTGCAACTGGGGCAACTGGCACTGGCTGGGAACCGACGACCAGGGACGCGACGTGCTGGCGCGCCTCATCTACGGCTTCCGCATCTCGGTGCTGTTCGGTCTGACGCTCACGATATTCTCGTCGGTCATCGGCATCTTCGCCGGCGCCATCCAGGGCTATTTCGGTGGCTGGGTGGACCTGATCGGCCAGCGCTTCATCGACATCTGGACCTCCGTTCCCCAGCTCTACCTGCTGCTGATCCTCTCGAGCGTGATCGCGCCCAGCTTCTGGGTGCTCCTGGGCATCCTGCTGCTGTTCTCATGGGTGGCGCTGGTGGGCGTGGTGCGCGCCGAGTTCCTGCGTGGCCGCAATTTCGAGTACGTCAACGCCGCGCGCGCCCTGGGTGTCTCGAACGCCACCATCATGTTCCGGCACCTCCTGCCCAACGCCATGGTCTCGACCCTCACCTTCATGCCTTTCCTCCTGTCGGGCTCGGTCACCACCCTCACCTCGCTAGATTTCCTCGGCTTCGGCCTGCCCGTCGGCTCGCCCTCGCTGGGCGAACTGCTCTCGCAGGGCAAGGAGAACCTGCAGGCGCCCTGGCTCGGCATCACCGGGTTCATCACCATTTCGCTCATGCTCAGCCTGCTCGTCTTCATCGGCGAGGCGGTGCGCGACGCCTTCGATCCGCGAAAGACCTTCGGATGA
- a CDS encoding ABC transporter ATP-binding protein, translating into MTGPLLSVQDLSVRFTNGEQVLDAVKHVSFDIEKGKTLAIVGESGSGKSVTALSILKLLPYPAASHPTGRILFNGEDLLAIDERRLRGVRGNTISMIFQEPMTSLNPLHTVEHQIGEVLSLHRGMGRTAARARTIELLGLVGIDNPEQRLAAFPHQLSGGQRQRVMIAMALANEPDLLIADEPTTALDVTVQAQILALLKDLQARLGMALLFITHDLGIVRRLADETCVMTQGEIVERGPTAEIFAHPSHEYTRHLLAAEPTGRAPATDESAETVVEADNLRVWFPIRRGLLRRTVGHFKAVDDVSLRVRKGQTLGIVGESGSGKTSLGLALLRLISSNGRIVFLGKDIQNLGWKELRPLRRNMQVVFQDPYGSLSPRMSVGDIIEEGLKVHERTLSPAEREARVAQALVEVDLDPQARHRYPHEFSGGQRQRIAIARALVLAPSLIVLDEPTSALDMSVQARVVDLLRDVQRRRGLTYVFISHDLRVIRALANDVIVMQGGKVVESGSAEQIFAAPQSEYTRALMSAAFDAAV; encoded by the coding sequence ATGACCGGCCCGCTGCTCTCCGTCCAGGATCTCTCGGTTCGCTTCACCAATGGCGAGCAGGTGCTCGACGCCGTCAAGCACGTCTCCTTCGACATCGAGAAGGGCAAGACGCTCGCCATCGTCGGGGAATCCGGCTCGGGCAAGTCCGTCACCGCCCTCTCGATCCTCAAGCTCCTGCCCTATCCCGCCGCGTCGCACCCGACCGGGCGCATCCTCTTTAACGGGGAAGACCTGCTGGCTATCGACGAGCGCCGGCTGCGCGGCGTGCGCGGCAACACCATCTCGATGATCTTCCAGGAGCCGATGACCTCGCTCAATCCGCTCCACACGGTCGAGCACCAGATCGGGGAAGTCCTCAGCCTCCATCGCGGCATGGGCCGGACGGCGGCACGCGCCCGCACCATCGAGCTGCTTGGCCTGGTCGGCATCGACAACCCCGAGCAGCGCCTTGCCGCTTTCCCCCATCAGCTTTCCGGCGGCCAGCGCCAGCGCGTCATGATCGCCATGGCCCTGGCCAACGAGCCCGACCTGCTCATCGCCGACGAGCCGACAACAGCGCTCGACGTGACCGTCCAGGCCCAGATCCTGGCGCTCCTCAAGGACCTCCAGGCGCGCCTGGGCATGGCCCTGCTCTTCATCACCCATGACCTGGGCATCGTCCGCCGCCTCGCCGACGAAACCTGCGTGATGACGCAGGGCGAGATCGTGGAGCGCGGCCCCACGGCCGAAATCTTCGCCCACCCCAGCCACGAATACACGCGGCACCTCCTCGCCGCCGAGCCCACTGGCAGGGCGCCCGCCACCGATGAGAGCGCCGAGACCGTCGTCGAAGCCGACAACCTGCGCGTCTGGTTCCCCATCCGGCGCGGCCTGCTGCGGCGCACCGTCGGCCATTTCAAGGCGGTCGATGACGTCTCGCTACGCGTCCGCAAGGGCCAGACCCTGGGCATCGTCGGAGAATCGGGTTCCGGCAAGACCAGCCTGGGCCTCGCCCTCCTCCGCCTCATTTCCTCGAACGGGCGCATCGTCTTCCTGGGCAAGGACATCCAGAACCTTGGCTGGAAGGAACTGCGCCCCCTGCGCCGCAACATGCAGGTGGTGTTCCAGGACCCCTACGGCTCGCTCAGCCCGCGCATGTCGGTGGGAGACATCATCGAGGAGGGGCTCAAGGTCCACGAGCGTACCCTCTCGCCGGCCGAACGCGAGGCGCGTGTCGCCCAGGCGCTGGTCGAGGTCGATCTCGATCCGCAGGCGCGCCACCGCTACCCGCACGAGTTTTCCGGCGGCCAGCGCCAGCGCATCGCCATCGCCCGCGCCCTCGTGCTGGCGCCCAGCCTCATCGTCCTCGACGAGCCGACCTCGGCCCTCGACATGAGCGTGCAGGCCCGCGTCGTCGACCTCTTGCGTGACGTGCAGCGCCGGCGCGGCCTCACCTATGTCTTCATCTCGCACGACCTGCGCGTCATCCGCGCCCTCGCCAACGACGTGATCGTCATGCAGGGCGGCAAGGTGGTCGAGAGCGGCAGCGCCGAACAGATCTTCGCCGCCCCGCAGAGCGAATATACCAGGGCGCTGATGTCGGCGGCCTTCGATGCGGCGGTGTGA